In Stenotrophomonas sp. ESTM1D_MKCIP4_1, a single genomic region encodes these proteins:
- the mprF gene encoding bifunctional lysylphosphatidylglycerol flippase/synthetase MprF, translating into MTPAHDPATASHTPAWKRVLTIVIPLLILALALHGLANEFDEHGYRAIREAFRQLTAAQIALTVLLGLASYACLIGFDAIGLRRSGIRVHPARVGITAFLAHTLGQTVGFAALTGGAVRLRGYRSAGLDLAQIGQVVLMSTLGFVFGAWLLIGVALCMEPAAAALALPLDPAAVRVVGILALLAYAATVLLVGRNGRQFRIFGHGLWLPDRRTMLGVTVLSVIELVLASAAFYVLLPDSTPTGLPGFVGLYLVAVLAGLVSTVPAGLGVFEWSLLKLLPQVAPAAVLAAALIYRVTYYVLPLLLATLLALAPALRQPLQASAGATRAGWHALRPWLPQIIALAAFSIGAALVIDGTLPTPRRHLLNASLPILETSHLIGSLGGVALLLIGQGLARRSHAAWMLAMAVCVITPLPLWLRGGQPLIAVSALLVAMALWAARREFYRQGALLDEAWSWPWLRNLGLVLVAVTWLLFFTYSHVEYQNELWWQFAVSGNAPRALRALLVVAIALVMFGLARLLHSTRTPLPAADDATLQALAPVLASATDTQACLVLTADKAVLRDEAQQGFVMMQRYGGSLIAMGDPVGPPDVARALIWRFREEADRLGLRPVFYQVGEAYWQTYLDLGLGLVKLGEEAIVPLHDFGLEGRERADLRQAWNRGKRSGLSFRVAPVEEIPDLLPRLHTISNAWLDDKAGDEKGFSLGSFDPGYLARFPVALVEAEGQIVAFANLWQAPAGAELSVDLMRHVNEAPKGTMDFLFIELFLWGRAQGYARFSLGMAPLSGLAQHRLAGRWNRLAGLLARHGERFYGFSGLRRFKSKFDPQWRPRYLAAPGGMHLPAALLDATRLISLDPRRG; encoded by the coding sequence ATGACCCCAGCCCACGACCCCGCCACCGCTTCCCATACCCCGGCATGGAAGCGGGTCCTGACCATCGTCATCCCGTTGCTGATCCTGGCCCTGGCCCTGCACGGGCTGGCCAATGAATTCGATGAGCACGGCTACCGCGCCATCCGCGAAGCCTTCCGCCAGCTCACCGCGGCACAGATCGCGCTGACCGTGCTGCTGGGCCTGGCCAGCTACGCCTGCCTGATCGGCTTCGATGCCATCGGCCTGCGCCGCAGCGGCATCCGCGTGCATCCGGCGCGCGTGGGCATCACCGCGTTCCTCGCCCACACGCTGGGCCAGACGGTCGGCTTCGCCGCACTGACCGGTGGCGCGGTGCGCCTGCGGGGCTACCGCAGTGCCGGCCTGGATCTGGCGCAGATCGGCCAGGTGGTGCTGATGAGCACGCTGGGCTTCGTGTTCGGTGCCTGGCTGCTGATCGGCGTGGCCCTGTGCATGGAACCGGCCGCCGCCGCACTGGCGCTGCCGCTCGACCCGGCGGCGGTGCGCGTGGTCGGCATCCTCGCCCTGCTGGCCTATGCCGCCACCGTGCTGCTGGTAGGCCGCAACGGGCGCCAGTTCCGCATCTTCGGCCATGGCCTGTGGCTGCCCGACCGGCGCACCATGCTCGGCGTCACCGTGCTCAGCGTCATCGAACTGGTGCTGGCCAGCGCGGCCTTCTACGTGCTGCTGCCCGACTCCACGCCCACCGGCCTGCCCGGCTTCGTCGGCCTGTATCTGGTGGCGGTGCTGGCCGGCCTGGTGTCGACCGTGCCGGCCGGCCTGGGCGTGTTCGAGTGGAGCCTGCTGAAGCTGCTGCCGCAGGTTGCCCCGGCCGCGGTGCTCGCCGCCGCGTTGATCTACCGCGTCACCTACTACGTTCTGCCGCTGCTGCTGGCCACCCTGCTCGCCCTCGCCCCGGCCCTGCGGCAACCGCTGCAGGCCAGCGCCGGGGCCACCCGCGCCGGCTGGCATGCGCTGCGGCCGTGGTTGCCGCAGATCATCGCGCTGGCGGCGTTCAGCATCGGCGCCGCGCTGGTCATCGACGGCACGCTGCCGACGCCGCGCCGCCATCTGCTCAATGCATCGCTACCCATCCTGGAAACCTCGCACCTGATCGGCAGCCTTGGCGGCGTCGCCCTGCTGCTGATCGGCCAGGGCCTGGCCCGGCGCAGCCATGCGGCGTGGATGCTGGCGATGGCGGTGTGCGTCATCACGCCGCTGCCGCTGTGGCTGCGCGGCGGCCAACCGCTCATTGCCGTCTCCGCCCTGTTGGTGGCCATGGCGCTGTGGGCCGCGCGCCGCGAGTTCTACCGCCAGGGTGCGCTGCTGGACGAAGCCTGGTCGTGGCCTTGGCTGCGCAACCTGGGGCTGGTGCTGGTCGCCGTCACCTGGCTGCTGTTCTTCACCTACAGCCACGTCGAGTACCAGAACGAGCTGTGGTGGCAGTTCGCGGTGTCGGGCAATGCACCGCGCGCACTGCGTGCGTTGCTGGTGGTGGCCATCGCACTGGTGATGTTCGGCCTGGCGCGCCTGCTGCACAGCACGCGCACGCCGCTGCCGGCCGCCGACGATGCCACGCTGCAGGCTCTGGCACCGGTGCTGGCCAGCGCCACCGATACCCAGGCCTGCCTGGTGCTGACCGCCGACAAGGCCGTGCTGCGCGACGAAGCACAACAGGGCTTTGTGATGATGCAGCGCTACGGCGGTTCGCTGATTGCGATGGGCGACCCGGTCGGCCCACCCGACGTGGCCCGTGCGCTGATCTGGCGCTTCCGCGAGGAAGCCGACCGGCTCGGCCTGCGCCCGGTGTTCTACCAGGTGGGCGAGGCGTACTGGCAGACGTATCTGGATCTGGGCCTGGGCCTGGTCAAACTGGGCGAGGAAGCCATCGTGCCGCTGCACGACTTCGGCCTGGAGGGACGCGAGCGGGCAGACCTGCGCCAGGCCTGGAACCGCGGCAAGCGCAGCGGCCTGTCGTTCCGCGTGGCGCCGGTGGAAGAGATTCCCGATCTGCTGCCGCGCCTGCACACCATTTCCAACGCCTGGCTGGACGACAAGGCGGGGGATGAAAAAGGCTTCTCGCTGGGCAGCTTCGATCCCGGTTATCTGGCGCGCTTCCCGGTGGCGCTGGTGGAGGCTGAAGGGCAGATCGTGGCGTTCGCCAACCTGTGGCAGGCACCGGCCGGCGCCGAGCTGTCAGTGGACCTGATGCGCCACGTCAACGAAGCGCCGAAAGGCACGATGGATTTCCTGTTCATCGAGCTGTTCCTGTGGGGCCGCGCGCAGGGCTATGCGCGCTTCTCGCTGGGCATGGCGCCGCTGTCCGGGCTGGCCCAGCACCGCCTGGCCGGGCGTTGGAACCGCCTGGCCGGCCTGCTGGCACGGCATGGCGAACGCTTCTATGGCTTCAGCGGGCTGCGCCGCTTCAAATCGAAGTTCGATCCGCAGTGGCGGCCGCGTTATCTGGCTGCACCGGGTGGCATGCACCTGCCGGCGGCGCTGCTGGATGCCACGCGGCTGATCTCGCTGGACCCGCGCCGCGGGTGA
- a CDS encoding AcvB/VirJ family lysyl-phosphatidylglycerol hydrolase has product MKRAGLCRAMGVVLALAAWPAMAAGNVQQFSHGRFDQIPVHMPAGTPQRVVIWFHEPTAGGDTSRLPIEALRADGALVAAVDIAHLRGVLKREGNPTCSFGAGDVENFSRWLQASLHLPGYHLPLVGGDGEGAEVAYTLAAQADTQVFAGLLTTGFCPDHSHERMVCGDGVKHNRLQPAELNFPWLSAAGGTGCKAGQASPFVQQVAMAREFKRTARGDASPGLVAAARVVGAQAGVSLAPPPDALKGLPVVEVPAAGNGDTLAVFVSGDGGWAGLDKNVATSLSEHGVAVVGIDSLRYFWSERTPKGFALDLQKIVAHYRQQWHRDKVMLVGFSQGADVLPATINQLDAGTLGSVERIALLSVGRKADFEFHVSNWLGGGGGGLPIAPEVAKLPAAITLCVYGEKDEDALCPDLPANDGVQKVKLPGDHHFNGDYDRLADVILKGGA; this is encoded by the coding sequence ATGAAGCGTGCAGGGCTGTGCAGGGCAATGGGTGTGGTGCTGGCGCTGGCAGCGTGGCCGGCCATGGCGGCGGGCAATGTGCAGCAGTTCAGCCACGGGCGCTTCGACCAGATTCCAGTGCACATGCCGGCAGGCACACCGCAGCGTGTGGTGATCTGGTTCCATGAGCCGACGGCCGGTGGCGATACCAGCCGCCTGCCGATTGAAGCGCTGCGCGCCGACGGTGCCCTGGTGGCTGCGGTGGATATCGCCCACCTGCGCGGCGTGCTCAAGCGCGAAGGCAACCCGACGTGTTCATTCGGTGCGGGCGACGTCGAGAACTTCTCGCGTTGGCTGCAGGCGTCGCTGCATCTGCCGGGTTACCACCTTCCGCTGGTGGGCGGTGATGGCGAAGGCGCCGAAGTGGCCTATACCCTGGCCGCGCAGGCCGACACCCAGGTGTTTGCCGGGCTGCTGACCACCGGCTTCTGCCCCGACCACAGCCACGAGCGCATGGTCTGCGGCGATGGCGTGAAGCACAACAGGCTGCAGCCGGCCGAACTGAATTTCCCGTGGCTGAGTGCGGCCGGCGGCACGGGCTGCAAGGCCGGCCAGGCCAGCCCGTTCGTGCAGCAGGTGGCGATGGCCCGTGAGTTCAAGCGCACCGCACGCGGTGATGCCTCGCCTGGCCTGGTGGCTGCGGCGCGGGTGGTCGGCGCACAGGCCGGCGTGAGCCTGGCGCCGCCGCCGGACGCGCTGAAGGGCCTGCCGGTGGTGGAAGTGCCGGCCGCCGGCAATGGCGACACCCTGGCGGTGTTCGTGTCGGGCGACGGCGGCTGGGCAGGCCTGGACAAAAATGTGGCCACCTCGCTCAGCGAACATGGTGTGGCCGTGGTCGGCATCGATTCACTGCGGTATTTCTGGAGCGAGCGCACGCCGAAGGGCTTTGCCCTCGACCTGCAGAAGATCGTCGCCCACTACAGGCAGCAGTGGCACCGCGACAAGGTGATGCTGGTGGGTTTCTCGCAGGGCGCCGATGTCCTGCCGGCCACCATCAACCAGCTCGATGCGGGTACCCTCGGCAGCGTCGAGCGCATCGCGTTGTTGTCGGTAGGGCGCAAGGCGGATTTCGAGTTCCACGTCAGCAACTGGCTCGGCGGCGGTGGTGGCGGCCTGCCCATCGCACCGGAAGTGGCGAAACTGCCGGCGGCCATCACCCTGTGCGTGTATGGCGAGAAGGATGAGGACGCGCTGTGCCCGGACCTGCCGGCCAACGATGGCGTGCAGAAGGTGAAGCTGCCGGGCGACCATCACTTCAATGGTGACTATGACCGCCTGGCGGATGTGATCCTCAAGGGCGGTGCGTAG
- a CDS encoding DUF998 domain-containing protein: MTRARPAALLALVALVLFTATAVWTQFARGDLDWVQATLSLYLHGPWGLALRSAYCLLALAIAVLGIALYRHCTGPRRSAAAPLLFTVAALGLATVSIGDSWLPQATPLLAPLVHGLAANTAFLCASVGMLLQSWYLRREPGWQRSAALLWGWAWLAFVLLWLHVLWRAGPPRGVGQKTVIVVIVGWLLWLAASLYQRSRRIDAH; this comes from the coding sequence ATGACGCGCGCGCGGCCGGCGGCGCTGCTGGCCCTGGTGGCGCTGGTGTTGTTCACCGCCACGGCCGTGTGGACCCAGTTCGCGCGTGGCGATCTTGACTGGGTGCAGGCCACCCTGAGCCTGTATCTGCATGGCCCCTGGGGGCTGGCCCTGCGCAGCGCCTACTGCCTGCTGGCGCTGGCCATCGCGGTGCTGGGCATCGCCCTGTACCGGCACTGCACGGGGCCGCGCCGCAGTGCCGCCGCGCCGTTGCTGTTCACTGTGGCTGCGCTCGGCCTGGCGACGGTGTCCATCGGCGACAGCTGGTTGCCGCAGGCCACACCACTGCTGGCGCCGCTGGTGCATGGCCTGGCCGCCAACACGGCGTTCCTGTGCGCCAGCGTCGGCATGCTGCTGCAGTCGTGGTACCTGCGCCGCGAACCGGGCTGGCAACGCAGTGCGGCCCTGCTGTGGGGCTGGGCGTGGCTGGCGTTCGTGCTGCTGTGGCTGCACGTGCTGTGGCGTGCGGGTCCACCGCGCGGCGTGGGCCAGAAGACGGTGATCGTGGTGATCGTCGGCTGGCTGCTGTGGCTGGCCGCAAGCCTGTACCAGCGCAGCCGCCGCATCGACGCCCACTGA
- a CDS encoding oxidoreductase-like domain-containing protein, translating into MSVPDPDPRPLPPEEPGPNECCGSGCPLCVLDLYSDELQRYRKALSEWLARHPQEAP; encoded by the coding sequence GTGTCTGTGCCTGATCCCGATCCGCGTCCGCTGCCGCCGGAAGAACCCGGCCCCAACGAGTGCTGTGGCAGTGGCTGCCCGCTGTGCGTGCTCGACCTGTATTCGGACGAGCTGCAGCGCTATCGCAAAGCGCTGTCGGAATGGCTGGCGCGCCACCCGCAGGAGGCGCCATGA
- a CDS encoding HAD family hydrolase, producing MELALFDFDHTVTTCDTYGRFLRRVATPEQLARAWWKVGPWLLAYRLRIISAARIRARVTRLTFSERHSDDIATLAAGFAREVLPEVVRPEMLEQIRWHKEQQHTVVIVSGSLDLYLRPWCEQLGLQLICNRLESQDGRLTGRYAGGDCGPRKVEHIRRQFDLSRYLRIHAYGDSYEDRPMLALAHERWYRGKPLK from the coding sequence ATGGAATTGGCGCTGTTCGATTTCGACCACACCGTTACCACCTGTGACACCTACGGGCGCTTCCTGCGCCGCGTCGCCACGCCCGAGCAACTGGCGCGTGCGTGGTGGAAAGTGGGCCCCTGGCTGCTGGCCTACCGCCTGCGCATCATTTCGGCCGCGCGCATCCGTGCGCGCGTCACCCGCCTCACCTTCAGCGAACGCCACAGCGATGACATCGCCACGCTGGCGGCCGGTTTCGCGCGTGAGGTCCTGCCCGAGGTGGTGCGCCCGGAAATGCTGGAACAGATCCGCTGGCACAAGGAACAACAGCACACCGTGGTGATCGTGTCCGGTTCGCTGGATCTGTACCTGCGGCCCTGGTGCGAACAGCTGGGGCTGCAGTTGATCTGCAACCGGCTGGAAAGCCAGGATGGCCGCCTCACCGGGCGCTACGCGGGCGGCGACTGTGGTCCGCGCAAGGTCGAGCACATCCGTCGCCAGTTCGACCTGTCGCGTTACCTGCGCATCCACGCCTACGGCGACAGCTACGAAGACCGCCCGATGCTGGCCCTCGCCCACGAGCGCTGGTACCGCGGCAAACCCCTGAAGTAA
- the rnfB gene encoding Rnf electron transport complex subunit RnfB, translated as MSLIPPLTERLDRLLPQTQCGQCGYDGCRPYAQAMARGEAGVDRCPPGGDAGARALAQVLGVPALPFDRTRGQHKAPQVAVIVEADCIGCTKCIQACPVDAIVGGAKYMHTVIADLCTGCELCIPPCPVDCIDLAPR; from the coding sequence ATGAGCCTGATTCCACCCCTGACCGAACGCCTGGACCGCTTGCTGCCGCAGACCCAATGCGGGCAATGCGGCTATGACGGCTGCCGCCCGTATGCGCAGGCGATGGCACGTGGCGAAGCCGGCGTGGACCGCTGCCCACCCGGCGGCGATGCCGGTGCACGCGCACTGGCCCAGGTCCTCGGCGTGCCCGCCCTTCCGTTCGACCGCACGCGCGGCCAGCACAAAGCGCCGCAGGTGGCGGTGATCGTGGAAGCGGACTGCATCGGCTGCACCAAGTGCATCCAGGCCTGCCCGGTGGACGCCATCGTCGGCGGCGCCAAGTACATGCACACGGTCATTGCCGACCTCTGCACCGGCTGCGAGCTGTGCATCCCGCCGTGCCCGGTGGACTGCATCGACCTGGCACCGCGCTAA
- a CDS encoding transglutaminase domain-containing protein translates to MRRLAACCLASLLAATGASAALAQDPPPPAPYVAPAAPVAVASVPAPSQVLAVPAPLRQMLRERVIARHSGREQRLQALVEMIFGAQAMDLQYDPNATYTLPEIWQKRQANCLAFTLLFATLAREAGIQARVQEVDRVVSWYQDQNQGVVYSVGHVNVGVQVDGRSGTVDLDRNVLYDRRGPQPISLDRALAHFYNNRGAERMTVGDNVGARAFFNAALVQAPEFAATWNNLGVLDSREGDLAGARAALEKALQLDAREDSALINASVLYRRLGLVAQAQALERRLEVVQRDDPFAQYIAGAAAERSGDLATAIRYYRRAVRLYDSAHQFHFGLARAYFLSGQMARADHELMRARALGGSSNQQRYQAKLDGLARLRTQQARR, encoded by the coding sequence ATGCGCCGTCTCGCCGCTTGTTGCCTTGCCTCTCTGCTGGCTGCCACGGGCGCGTCGGCTGCCCTCGCCCAGGATCCCCCGCCGCCTGCGCCGTATGTGGCCCCGGCCGCGCCGGTCGCGGTGGCCAGCGTCCCTGCCCCGTCCCAGGTGCTGGCCGTTCCCGCGCCGCTGCGGCAGATGCTGCGGGAACGCGTGATCGCGCGCCACAGCGGGCGCGAGCAGCGCCTGCAGGCGCTGGTCGAGATGATCTTCGGCGCGCAGGCGATGGACCTGCAGTACGACCCCAATGCTACCTACACGCTGCCGGAAATCTGGCAGAAGCGGCAGGCCAACTGCCTCGCGTTCACCCTGCTGTTCGCCACGCTGGCGCGCGAGGCCGGCATCCAGGCGCGGGTGCAGGAGGTGGACCGCGTGGTGTCCTGGTACCAGGATCAGAACCAGGGCGTGGTCTACAGCGTGGGCCACGTCAACGTGGGCGTGCAGGTGGACGGACGCAGCGGTACCGTCGACCTGGACCGCAACGTCCTCTACGACCGGCGCGGCCCGCAGCCGATCAGCCTGGACCGGGCGCTGGCGCACTTCTACAACAACCGGGGCGCCGAACGCATGACTGTCGGCGACAACGTGGGCGCGCGGGCTTTCTTCAACGCCGCGCTGGTGCAGGCACCGGAGTTCGCGGCCACCTGGAACAACCTCGGCGTGCTGGACAGCCGCGAGGGCGACCTGGCCGGTGCGCGCGCGGCGCTGGAAAAGGCGCTGCAGCTGGATGCGCGCGAGGATTCGGCGTTGATCAACGCCAGTGTGCTGTACCGCCGCCTGGGCCTGGTCGCGCAGGCGCAGGCGCTGGAGAGGCGCCTGGAGGTGGTGCAGCGCGATGATCCGTTCGCGCAGTACATCGCCGGTGCCGCGGCGGAGCGCAGCGGCGACCTGGCCACGGCAATCCGGTACTACCGGCGTGCGGTACGGTTGTACGACAGCGCGCACCAGTTCCATTTCGGGCTGGCGCGTGCGTACTTCCTCAGTGGCCAGATGGCGCGTGCCGACCACGAACTGATGCGGGCACGCGCCCTGGGTGGCAGCAGCAACCAGCAGCGCTACCAGGCCAAGCTGGACGGTCTGGCCCGTCTGCGAACGCAGCAGGCGCGGCGCTGA
- a CDS encoding RidA family protein, whose product MMERYDVGPRMSEMTVHNKVAYLSGQIPEDTSQDITGQTRQVLAEIDKLLALVASDRQHVLRAEVFLADIADFDGMNKAWDEWVVEGATPARATFEAKLAHAEWKVEIVITAAVP is encoded by the coding sequence ATGATGGAGCGTTACGACGTCGGACCGCGCATGTCCGAGATGACCGTGCACAACAAGGTTGCCTATCTGTCCGGCCAGATTCCGGAAGACACCAGCCAGGACATCACCGGGCAGACCCGGCAGGTGCTGGCCGAGATCGACAAGCTGCTGGCGCTGGTGGCCAGCGACCGCCAGCACGTGCTGCGTGCGGAAGTGTTCCTGGCCGACATTGCCGATTTCGACGGCATGAACAAGGCCTGGGATGAGTGGGTGGTCGAGGGTGCAACCCCGGCGCGTGCGACGTTCGAGGCGAAGCTGGCGCACGCGGAGTGGAAGGTCGAGATCGTGATCACGGCGGCCGTGCCGTAA